The nucleotide sequence CCAGGGCTGGGTCTGGCTGATCCTCGCGGCCATGGTGCTGGTCGTCTCCTGCTGCGCCGCCGTCGGCAGCGTGCTGCTGTCCCGTACGAACGAGCGCACCGCACAGCTCGTGGACCACATCCAGCCCGCCCGCTCCGCCGTCTTCCAGCTGCAGAAGTCGCTGCTCGACCAGGAGACCGGCGTACGCGGCTTCGCGCTCACCGCCGAACCCTCCTTCCTCCAGCCCTACCAGCAGGGCCGCAAGGACGAGCAGCGGTTCACCGCCAACGTCGCGCGCTTCGTGGCCGGCGACCCGAGGTCCGAGGCCGACCTCGCCGGTATCACCAAGGCGGCGGCCGACTGGCGCAGCCAGGTGGCCGAGCCGCTGATCACCTCCGTGCGGACCCGGGGCGCCGAAGCCGCCTCGGCCGAGCAGCTCACCCGCAGCAAGACGACCTTCGACACGCTGCGCCGCCGGTTCACCCTGCAGGAGGACCACCTCGACGCCGCCAGGGACACCGCGCGCGCCGAACTCAACCACGCGCGCGGGGTCAGCGACGCGCTGTTCCTCACGATGCTGGCTGTCTTCGTCGTCGCCGTCGTGGGCCTCGGCCTCGTCGTGCACCGGATGGTCGGCCGGCCGCTGAGCGCGCTGCGCGCCGCGTCCGACGGGGTGCGCGCGGGCGCCTTCGACCGGCGTATCACCGTCCTCGGCCCCTCCGACGTACGGGCGGTCGGCGCCGCCGTCGAGGACATGCGCGGCCGGCTCGCCGACGAACTCGCCGTCACCCAGGCGCGCGAGGCACTGCTCGGCGAACAGGCCGAGGAGCTGCGCCGCTCGAACTCGGAGCTGGAGCAGTTCGCCTACGTCGCCTCGCACGACCTCCAGGAGCCGCTGCGCAAGGTCGCCTCGTTCTGCCAGCTGCTGGAGAAGCGGTACGGCGAACAGCTCGACGGCCGCGGCAAGCAGTACATCGACTTCGCCGTCGACGGCGCCAAGCGGATGCAGGTCCTCATCAACGACCTGCTCACCTTCTCCCGGGTCGGCCGGGTCCTCGAGGCGTGGCAGACGGTCTCGCTGGACATGGCCCTCGACCGGGCGCTCGGCAACCTCGGCCTGATCATCGAGGAGGCGGAGGTCACCGTGGTCAGGGAGGAGCCGCTGCCCGAGGTGAGCGGTGACCCGACCACCCTCGCGATGCTCTGGCAGAACCTCGTCGGCAACGCGATAAAATTCCGCAGGGCCGACGAGCCGTCCGTGATCACCGTCGGCTGTGTCCGCGAGGAGGACGACTGGCATCTGAGCGTCACCGACAACGGCATCGGGGTCGCTCCGGAATTCGCCGAGAAGGTCTTCGTCATCTTCCAGCGGCTGCACGCCAGGGACGAGTACGAGGGGACGGGCATCGGTCTCGCCCTGTGCCGGAAGATCGTCGAGTTCCACGGTGGCAGGATCTGGCTGGAGTCCGTGCCGGAGGGTGGCACGCGTATCCACTTCACCGTCCCCGTCGAGCCCGACCGCAGCAAAACGACCGAACTTCTCACCACCCTGCCGGGAGCCGCCACGTGACCACCCGCATGCAGTCCATCGAGGTACTCCTGGTCGAGGACGACGCAGGCGACGAGCTGATGACGCGTGAGGCGTTCGAGGACAACAAGATCCGCAACACCCTGCATGTGGTGCGCGACGGCGAAGAGGCGCTGGACTTCCTGTACCGGCGGGGCGACCACACGGACGCGGTGCGCCCCGACCTCATCCTGCTCGACCTCAACCTGCCGAGGTACGACGGGCGGCAGGTCCTGGAGAAGATCAAGACGGACCCCGAGCTGGCGCTGATCCCGGTCGTCGTGCTGACCACGTCGTCGGCCGAGGAAGACATCCTGCGCAGCTACAAACTGCATGCCAACGCGTACGTGACGAAGCCGGTCGACCTCGACCAGTTCATCGCGGCGGTCCGGCAGATCGACGAATTCTTCGTCACCGTGGTCCGGCTCCCGGGCCGCCAGTGAACCCCTTCACGAAACCCGTGGGCATATCCACGGCGTGTGAGGGCAGAAGGGCAACCGGAGCAGGGGGTCCCCGATCACTCTCACCGGTGCCGGGCAGGGCAGGAGCGAATGAACGAACAGATCACTATCGGCGCGGAGTACGCGCCCACCGCGGCGGATTCTGTGCAGCCTTTGCGACGAGCGGCTCAATTCAGTGGCGAACCGGGATGCATAGCCGAGGCCCGGCAGCTGACCGTGCGCTTCCTCCAGCAGCTGGAGGCGGAGTGGCTCGCCGAACTCGGCGGCCGTACCCGTGACGATCTGCTCCTGGTGGTCAGCGAACTGGTCACCAACGCGGAGCGGCACAGCCATGGCCCGTACCTGCTGGAGCTCGAAGGCACGGACCGGCATGTCACGGTCACGGTGTACGACAGCAGCGCCACCCTGCCGCGCCGCTACGAGCAGGACCCCAGCAGGCTCGGCGGCCACGGCATGGAGATCGTCCACGCGCTGAGCGACCGGCTGAGCGCCGAGCGCGTCCCGGTGGGCAAGCGCGTCCAGGCCGTCTTCGACCTGGAGCGCCGCCGCAAGGCCTGAGCCGGGCTCTCAGGCGGCTGCCGGCCCCGGTCAGCTGTCGAGCGCCCCTGGGCCGCCGTACGGGTGCATGTCGCCGCTCGTACCGTCGTCCTTCCTGCCGAACCAGTCCAGGCACAGGACGAGGGCGTCGTCGAGGGACTCGGCGTCCCGGTGCTCCGCCAGCTCCCGCAGGACCGCGCGCGGCACCATCGGCGCGGGCAGCAGGCTCGTGGAGTTGATCGCCCGGCTCAGCGCGCGGTCCCCGTACAGCTCCCCGCGCGGCGAGACTGCCGCGTAGACGCCGTCGCTCACGAACAGCAGCCGGTCGCCCGGCTCGACCTGGAACGTCTGCGCCACATAGTCCGACTCCTCGAACATGCCGAGCGGCAGCTGCGCCTCCAGCTCGACGCGCTCCACGTTCTTGCCGCGCTGGCGCCACAGCTGCGGGGAGCCCGCGTCCACCGCCTCCACCTGGCCGGTGGCCAGTTCGAAGCGCAGCAGCAGCGTCGAGACGTGGGAGGCGCCCCTGTGCTGCTCGTACAGGGCCTGATCGGCCAGCGCCGCCTGGTCGGCGATGCCGATCCCGGCCCTGCGGGCGTTGCGCAGGGCGTTGACCGCGAGGTTGGTGAGCAGCGAGGCCTGGATGCCCTCACCCATGCCGTTGGTCACCGCGAGGGTCAGCGTCTCGGCGTCGGCCGACCAGTCGAAGTTGTCGCCGTGGATCGCGTACGCGGGCTCCAGCTGGGCGCCCAGGGCGTACTCCTGCGCCGCGCAGGCCCGCGCGGGCAGCAGCTCCCACTGCATCTCGGCGGCCAGCGTCAGCCGGTTCACCCGGCGCGCCCGCCGGTAGAGGTCCGTGTCGCGCTCGGCCACCAGGATCTCGTGGCCCAGCAGCTCGGCGACCTCGGTCAGCTCCTCGGTGGTCGCCGCCGTCGAGCGGTCGGCCGGCAGCCGCACGGTCAGGATCCCCAGCCGCTCGCCGCGCACGGTGACCGGCAGATGGTGGTCGACGGCGTCCTTGTGCCTGACCTCCCGCTCGCTCGGCTCCTGGCTGCCGAAGGCGCGCCCCTCGGGCGTGTTGTTCAACGAGAGGGCCTCGTCGGGGCGGTCGGCGGGAATGCCGCCGCCGACCGGCTGGAGCACCGTGAGCCCGTAGTCGACCAGGTGCAGTTGTACGGATGTCGCCCCGTACGCGGCTTCGAGCACCCCGCGTACGGCCTCCACCAGGGCGTGCGGCGCCGCCGTGCGCACCGCTCTCTCCACATCCGCGAGTACAGTCACTTTCGTTCAGGCCTTCTTCGTCCAGGGGCGGATCCGTCCGGGCTGACAAAGGCCCGTGCCGGATGAAAGAGTGGATCGATGTCCCGCTTCACCGGTCAGTCGCGCCAGCGTGAGCAGGTTGCCGAGGCCGCCTGCGCCGCCTCCGAGCTGCTTGAGGTGCTGTGGGGGCGAGGCCAGGACGCCGCGCCCTCGGGGCCCGTATCGCCTTCCCAGCTAAGAGCCCTTCTCGTCATCGAGGAGCACGAGGGTGCCAACCTCAGGACGCTGAGCGAGGTGCTCGGCTCGCGTCCCTCCTCGCTGAGCAGGCTCTGCGACCGGATGGAGGCCATGGGCCTGGTCCAGCGTTCGCCGAGTCCGACGAGCCGCCGGGAGGTGGAACTGAGACTCACCAGGCGCGGTCATGTGGTGCTCGACGAGTACCGGGCCTTCCGCTCCCGTGAGGTCGAGGCCGTGCTGGAGCAGATGGACCCCTCCGACATCATGATGCTCGCCGAAGGGCTCGCCGCGTTCCGTGCCGCGGCGCGTTCCCGGCTGGGCACCGCCCAGGACGGGCCCGGAGAGGCGCAGGACGAGGTCGCGGACAGCGCATAGCTTCATTCGGCCCCATCTCCCGCCCCATGCACGTTACTCTCCGCGCGAAGCGTCGTGCGGAGACAGTGAACAGATTGTTGCTCACCAGAGAATGTTGTCAAATGACAACTATCGCTTCTATCGTGGGGTCAGCGTTACACCGTCTCACCGACAGCTCGAAGGATCTCCGTGCTCCCTCCCGACAGTGCAGGCCAAGTCATGGGACTGGTTGCCGGCCAAGCCGGTGACGCGGTCGTTCTCACCGTCAGTGGTGATCTGGACCTGGACAACATCGCGCCGCTGGCCGGAGCGCTCACCGAGGCCGGCGAGAGCTGTCCCGGGCCCGTCGTCCTCGATCTGTCCGGGGTCGGCTTCGCCGACTCCACGACGGTGAACGTGCTGCTCAAGGGGCGCAGCGAGCTGGGCGGACGGCTGCGGGTCGCCAAGCCCTCCGCCTTCATCGCGCGGCTCTTCGAGGTCATCGGTCTGGGCAGCGCCCTGCCGGTGTACGAGACGGTCGAGGCGGCCCTGGCCGCCCCCGACGCGTCAGGGCCTGTCGCCTCTGACGGCGTCGAGTGAGACGACGAAGGACCGCAGCCCCGCGAGCAGGTCCCGGCGTTCCTCCACCGACATCAGCCGCATGACGGCCGCCAGCTCGGCCGCCCGTCCCGCGAGATGACCGGCCAGCTCGGCCGCGCCTTCCTCGGTGAGCGTGAACTCGACACCGCGCCGGTCCCTCGCCACCGCCGTACGCGTCAGCAGGCCCGCCGCCGCCAGCCGGCCGCAGAGCCGGCTGGCCCGGGGGAG is from Streptomyces sp. NBC_00370 and encodes:
- a CDS encoding ATP-binding protein gives rise to the protein MNEQITIGAEYAPTAADSVQPLRRAAQFSGEPGCIAEARQLTVRFLQQLEAEWLAELGGRTRDDLLLVVSELVTNAERHSHGPYLLELEGTDRHVTVTVYDSSATLPRRYEQDPSRLGGHGMEIVHALSDRLSAERVPVGKRVQAVFDLERRRKA
- a CDS encoding MarR family winged helix-turn-helix transcriptional regulator, whose amino-acid sequence is MEGHLPEERVPSGPGADDPGVSAETVADISVRAAVALDPQLLPHRLRVLYVVGERPRINLTRLAKAVDLGLPRASRLCGRLAAAGLLTRTAVARDRRGVEFTLTEEGAAELAGHLAGRAAELAAVMRLMSVEERRDLLAGLRSFVVSLDAVRGDRP
- a CDS encoding STAS domain-containing protein; amino-acid sequence: MGLVAGQAGDAVVLTVSGDLDLDNIAPLAGALTEAGESCPGPVVLDLSGVGFADSTTVNVLLKGRSELGGRLRVAKPSAFIARLFEVIGLGSALPVYETVEAALAAPDASGPVASDGVE
- a CDS encoding PP2C family protein-serine/threonine phosphatase, translating into MTVLADVERAVRTAAPHALVEAVRGVLEAAYGATSVQLHLVDYGLTVLQPVGGGIPADRPDEALSLNNTPEGRAFGSQEPSEREVRHKDAVDHHLPVTVRGERLGILTVRLPADRSTAATTEELTEVAELLGHEILVAERDTDLYRRARRVNRLTLAAEMQWELLPARACAAQEYALGAQLEPAYAIHGDNFDWSADAETLTLAVTNGMGEGIQASLLTNLAVNALRNARRAGIGIADQAALADQALYEQHRGASHVSTLLLRFELATGQVEAVDAGSPQLWRQRGKNVERVELEAQLPLGMFEESDYVAQTFQVEPGDRLLFVSDGVYAAVSPRGELYGDRALSRAINSTSLLPAPMVPRAVLRELAEHRDAESLDDALVLCLDWFGRKDDGTSGDMHPYGGPGALDS
- a CDS encoding sensor histidine kinase, translating into MSLWSTARTRLSVQGWVWLILAAMVLVVSCCAAVGSVLLSRTNERTAQLVDHIQPARSAVFQLQKSLLDQETGVRGFALTAEPSFLQPYQQGRKDEQRFTANVARFVAGDPRSEADLAGITKAAADWRSQVAEPLITSVRTRGAEAASAEQLTRSKTTFDTLRRRFTLQEDHLDAARDTARAELNHARGVSDALFLTMLAVFVVAVVGLGLVVHRMVGRPLSALRAASDGVRAGAFDRRITVLGPSDVRAVGAAVEDMRGRLADELAVTQAREALLGEQAEELRRSNSELEQFAYVASHDLQEPLRKVASFCQLLEKRYGEQLDGRGKQYIDFAVDGAKRMQVLINDLLTFSRVGRVLEAWQTVSLDMALDRALGNLGLIIEEAEVTVVREEPLPEVSGDPTTLAMLWQNLVGNAIKFRRADEPSVITVGCVREEDDWHLSVTDNGIGVAPEFAEKVFVIFQRLHARDEYEGTGIGLALCRKIVEFHGGRIWLESVPEGGTRIHFTVPVEPDRSKTTELLTTLPGAAT
- a CDS encoding response regulator; translated protein: MQSIEVLLVEDDAGDELMTREAFEDNKIRNTLHVVRDGEEALDFLYRRGDHTDAVRPDLILLDLNLPRYDGRQVLEKIKTDPELALIPVVVLTTSSAEEDILRSYKLHANAYVTKPVDLDQFIAAVRQIDEFFVTVVRLPGRQ
- a CDS encoding MarR family winged helix-turn-helix transcriptional regulator, producing MSRFTGQSRQREQVAEAACAASELLEVLWGRGQDAAPSGPVSPSQLRALLVIEEHEGANLRTLSEVLGSRPSSLSRLCDRMEAMGLVQRSPSPTSRREVELRLTRRGHVVLDEYRAFRSREVEAVLEQMDPSDIMMLAEGLAAFRAAARSRLGTAQDGPGEAQDEVADSA